A genomic window from Hyla sarda isolate aHylSar1 chromosome 10, aHylSar1.hap1, whole genome shotgun sequence includes:
- the LOC130294398 gene encoding phospholipase A2 inhibitor 31 kDa subunit-like, with the protein MSSFSTTGLLVFCALLGSAFPLKCISCLSKTSTECEGESEIECPGNCMTGSQHFHNGDVDVKSLYKGCANESLCGLFGSLTQENDVTIRVNAVCCSGDKCNDDEFFLPKEDTEPNGLSCPNAYCKGTNEECESDQEIECKGSETQCVEYRGRVKNPDDSEDDYSAKGCINPDGCKFNFGILIAVEELERILLDC; encoded by the exons ATGAGTTCCTTCTCTACCACCGGCCTCCTGGTCTTCTGTGCCTTGTTGGGCTCAG CCTTTCCCCTTAAATGCATCTCTTGTCTATCCAAAACCTCCACCGAGTGTGAAGGAGAATCTGAGATCGAGTGCCCAGGAAACTGTATGACCGGTTCCCAACACTTTCACAATG GTGACGTGGATGTCAAGTCATTATATAAAGGATGCGCCAATGAATCCCTGTGCGGCCTTTTTGGCTCCCTTACTCAGGAGAACGATGTTACAATCAGAGTTAATGCCGTTTGCTGCTCCGGAGATAAATGCAACGATGACGAATTTTTCC TTCCCAAGGAAGATACAGAACCAAATGGTTTATCATGTCCAAACGCCTACTGCAAAGGCACCAATGAGGAATGTGAAAGCGACCAGGAGATCGAGTGCAAAGGATCCGAGACCCAATGTGTAGAGTATAGAGGAAGAGTGAAAAATCCAG ATGACAGTGAGGACGACTACTCCGCCAAGGGATGTATTAACCCCGATGGATGCAAGTTTAATTTTGGGATTCTAATCGCAGTGGAGGAGTTAGAGAGGATTCTGCTGGACTGCTAA